A region of Planococcus sp. MSAK28401 DNA encodes the following proteins:
- a CDS encoding GNAT family N-acetyltransferase: MIRKSEVTLHCYTKRTDVSYDLPADQQEFTMMPQDLIKRDAGNPEKHLIVIRARGEVAGFFELDESEDRKRYSDNPKALLLRGYSVNPKFQGRGIATGSLEALPAFLQKEFEAFDEVVLGVNARNIAAQNLYKKAGFEDTGRRVMGKKGEQFAMCLKVK, from the coding sequence GTGATTAGAAAAAGTGAAGTGACATTGCATTGCTACACCAAAAGAACAGATGTCTCCTATGATCTCCCGGCAGACCAGCAGGAGTTTACCATGATGCCCCAGGACCTCATCAAGCGGGATGCGGGAAATCCTGAGAAGCATCTGATTGTTATCCGTGCGCGCGGCGAAGTAGCGGGATTTTTCGAGCTGGATGAATCTGAGGACCGGAAACGCTATTCCGATAATCCGAAAGCCCTGCTTTTGCGCGGCTATTCCGTCAATCCGAAATTTCAAGGGCGCGGCATCGCAACCGGCTCTCTTGAAGCGTTGCCGGCTTTTCTGCAAAAGGAATTTGAAGCTTTTGACGAAGTCGTGCTCGGCGTTAACGCGCGCAATATTGCTGCACAGAACCTCTATAAAAAAGCCGGTTTTGAAGACACCGGCCGAAGAGTAATGGGCAAAAAAGGCGAGCAATTCGCGATGTGCCTGAAAGTGAAATGA
- a CDS encoding CHY zinc finger protein: MCERPRVIGIDVDPETRCRHYHSENDRIAIRFHCCGEYFACFACHAAVGCNNPSVWPKEQFHEKAILCGACGNELSIRDYLDCASSCPFCAAAFNPGCSLHKHLYFEV; encoded by the coding sequence ATGTGTGAACGCCCTCGCGTCATCGGAATCGATGTCGACCCTGAAACCCGCTGCCGCCATTACCATTCGGAAAACGACCGAATTGCTATCCGCTTCCACTGCTGCGGAGAATATTTCGCTTGCTTTGCATGCCATGCTGCAGTCGGCTGCAACAACCCATCCGTCTGGCCGAAAGAGCAGTTCCATGAAAAAGCCATCCTTTGCGGGGCGTGCGGCAACGAGCTGTCCATTCGCGACTATCTCGATTGCGCTTCTTCCTGCCCGTTTTGCGCAGCTGCCTTTAATCCCGGCTGCAGTCTCCATAAGCACCTGTATTTCGAAGTTTAA
- a CDS encoding GTPase, translated as MVKEFEDEVMRAMDKVFEDEMKKVSDTLEQDLLISLIGEVNAGKSTTVNKIIGEDIASTNPMPGETVSVDPYNIRGLENIKFMDTPGLNDPNDENPKKTLEFVQQSDVVLFFLNAAGTVFSDSEKQKFAEIEKHNKDILIVLNKIDAAEDIPSIIRFIKGHTNNKYKVIPVSSKTGENLDLLKKEVLLLLEKKGKDLLFAKSMKEKSSAATRWIVGAGVSAGIIGASPIPGSDVLPLTTLQVGLIVKLSNLYDKPLTKKAAKDMIVITATQTIGHTLYRQALKFVPGAGSIIGGTVASSMTLALGYGVKYAYENNIAIDYEMIGSLYDKLKKREKNA; from the coding sequence ATGGTTAAGGAATTCGAAGATGAAGTCATGCGTGCGATGGATAAAGTGTTTGAAGATGAGATGAAGAAAGTGAGCGATACGCTCGAGCAGGATTTGCTGATCTCATTGATCGGTGAAGTCAATGCCGGGAAATCGACGACGGTGAATAAGATCATCGGTGAAGACATTGCCAGCACCAACCCGATGCCTGGCGAGACGGTCAGCGTGGACCCTTATAATATCCGCGGCTTGGAGAACATCAAGTTTATGGATACACCCGGGCTCAATGACCCGAATGATGAAAACCCAAAAAAGACTTTGGAATTCGTCCAGCAATCGGATGTCGTGCTGTTTTTCCTGAACGCTGCCGGAACGGTCTTTTCAGATAGCGAAAAGCAAAAATTCGCCGAGATCGAAAAACATAATAAAGACATCCTCATCGTCTTGAATAAAATCGATGCGGCAGAAGATATCCCATCGATCATTAGATTCATCAAAGGGCACACAAACAATAAATACAAAGTGATCCCAGTGTCTTCAAAAACTGGAGAGAACTTGGATCTGCTGAAGAAGGAAGTTTTGCTGTTGCTGGAAAAGAAGGGGAAAGACCTGCTCTTCGCGAAAAGCATGAAAGAGAAATCGTCTGCCGCCACGCGCTGGATCGTGGGGGCCGGGGTCTCAGCGGGAATCATCGGCGCGTCACCGATTCCAGGATCGGACGTATTGCCGCTAACAACGCTGCAGGTCGGACTCATCGTCAAATTGTCGAATCTGTACGATAAGCCTTTGACGAAAAAAGCGGCAAAAGATATGATTGTCATTACTGCCACGCAGACCATCGGCCATACACTCTACCGCCAGGCCTTGAAATTTGTCCCAGGGGCAGGCTCGATTATCGGCGGTACAGTGGCGAGTTCCATGACACTGGCACTTGGCTACGGCGTGAAATATGCGTACGAAAACAATATCGCCATCGATTATGAAATGATCGGCAGCCTCTATGATAAGCTGAAAAAGCGCGAAAAGAATGCTTAA